The following proteins are co-located in the Methanobacterium formicicum DSM 3637 genome:
- the gatA gene encoding Asp-tRNA(Asn)/Glu-tRNA(Gln) amidotransferase subunit GatA: MNILEKSQSIKNHELTSEENLETFIKQIEEHNPNIRAFVELNYDEARKRANEIDDKIKNGQKVGKLAGMVVGIKSNINVEDFHITAASRTLENYQGSYDATVVSRIKAEDGIIIGMTNMDEFAAGSSTETSFFGHTDNPAAPGRIPGGSSGGSAAAIAAGMCDLALGSDTGGSIRNPASHCGVMGFKPTYGAVSRQGLLDLAMSFDQIGPFSRDASGIALMLEVIAGEDRRECTTIDWNVPEFTSSITDPENALKGMKLGVVKEFFDVSDGPIVNIIEDRINQMQEAGAEVVELSFDYLKLCLPTYYLINYVEFFSATRKYDGRKYGERIEEVCGEEVLRRIQMGSYISQKEFSGKYYNKALQARSLIRKEITGLLKDVDVLVGPTVPKLPHKLGTSLEPMEMYAYDILTVIANLAGIPAASTPAGDVNGIPVGMQFQAKPLDDEKIVQLMAAQEWLN; the protein is encoded by the coding sequence ATGAATATTTTGGAAAAATCACAATCAATCAAGAATCATGAATTAACTTCAGAAGAGAATCTGGAAACTTTCATAAAACAAATTGAAGAACATAATCCTAATATAAGGGCATTTGTCGAACTTAACTATGATGAAGCCCGGAAAAGGGCCAATGAAATTGATGATAAAATAAAAAACGGCCAGAAAGTTGGAAAACTGGCTGGTATGGTGGTGGGAATCAAGAGTAACATCAATGTTGAGGATTTCCATATCACTGCTGCCTCCCGGACACTGGAAAACTATCAGGGAAGTTACGACGCCACAGTTGTTAGCCGTATAAAAGCTGAAGATGGGATTATAATTGGAATGACCAACATGGATGAATTCGCTGCTGGAAGTTCCACAGAAACATCTTTCTTCGGGCACACAGACAACCCTGCAGCTCCAGGCCGCATACCAGGGGGATCCAGTGGGGGCAGTGCAGCAGCAATTGCCGCCGGAATGTGTGATCTGGCTTTGGGCTCAGATACTGGGGGATCCATACGCAACCCTGCCTCCCACTGTGGAGTGATGGGATTCAAACCAACCTACGGTGCAGTGAGCAGGCAGGGACTACTGGATCTGGCCATGAGCTTCGATCAAATTGGTCCATTTTCCAGGGATGCCAGTGGTATAGCGTTGATGTTAGAGGTCATTGCCGGGGAAGACCGCCGGGAGTGCACCACCATCGACTGGAATGTACCGGAATTCACTTCATCCATCACTGATCCTGAAAATGCACTTAAAGGCATGAAGCTGGGTGTAGTGAAGGAATTCTTTGATGTCTCCGATGGACCCATAGTCAATATTATTGAAGATCGCATCAACCAGATGCAGGAGGCAGGGGCAGAAGTAGTTGAATTAAGCTTTGATTATCTTAAATTATGCCTACCTACCTACTACCTCATAAACTATGTGGAGTTCTTCTCAGCCACCCGGAAGTACGATGGTCGAAAGTACGGTGAACGCATTGAAGAAGTGTGTGGAGAGGAAGTACTGCGCAGAATACAGATGGGATCCTACATCAGCCAGAAAGAATTCAGTGGTAAATACTACAACAAAGCATTACAGGCCCGTTCCCTCATAAGAAAAGAAATCACCGGACTCCTGAAAGATGTTGATGTTCTGGTAGGACCAACAGTTCCTAAACTACCTCATAAACTGGGCACATCACTGGAACCAATGGAAATGTACGCCTATGATATTCTGACGGTTATAGCCAACCTGGCAGGCATACCCGCAGCTAGCACCCCTGCAGGAGACGTGAACGGAATACCAGTGGGAATGCAGTTCCAGGCCAAACCACTGGATGATGAGAAAATAGTACAGTTAATGGCAGCTCAGGAATGGCTGAACTAA
- a CDS encoding AAA family ATPase encodes MKKIGILYVKGALPNFENFGKLPTHILTDNGLINGKKAHHILDGLIIPGGSIMESESITPEVASVIRKMDSQGKFILGMCSGFQVLARKTDIGRKSPCPVEREGLGILDVTFHPLIGTDRVQAEITDESFLTSGMVGETITGFHCHTYGDIRGDAHPVLFSQVKRTDYTDNPRKILAGVRNDEGNVVGTMIHGSLDENPSLTGNILQYMDVDENEAHQIHQANQELLKKIKGEIGIGYDIHADYRLPSDTEGGYGKISPNNQKTDELPPFLMIASTGSDSGKTFLTTGMVGALRRKGYRVGVLKVGPDTRDLVPSLYLNKEPMASFSSIKIGGLGWKNLEEIINALKGQPYDLILIEGVMSVFTGLLNEKTPFSAAEIAKAGKIPTIMVSGCNKGGIETAALDLVSHIQMLHKLGIKTTGAILNKVYHDKIAENASNYIKKTTGLDWVTNVPKAQLAARGGTPEVELKLEDFCLKAMETVEKHLDVDKILKMAQKPQFTGYFSYDDILGIYLS; translated from the coding sequence ATGAAAAAAATAGGCATCCTGTACGTTAAAGGGGCACTACCCAATTTTGAGAACTTTGGAAAACTCCCTACCCATATATTAACGGACAATGGCTTGATAAATGGAAAAAAAGCACACCATATCCTGGATGGTCTCATAATTCCTGGGGGGAGTATCATGGAATCAGAGAGCATCACCCCTGAAGTGGCCAGTGTCATTAGGAAAATGGACAGTCAGGGGAAGTTCATACTGGGAATGTGCTCAGGATTCCAGGTTTTGGCCCGTAAAACGGATATCGGTCGTAAATCACCCTGTCCAGTGGAACGTGAGGGACTGGGAATACTGGATGTCACCTTCCACCCCCTCATTGGAACAGACCGGGTTCAAGCTGAAATAACAGATGAATCTTTCCTCACCTCGGGAATGGTGGGTGAAACAATCACCGGTTTCCACTGCCACACCTATGGTGATATAAGGGGGGATGCACATCCTGTACTTTTTTCACAGGTTAAAAGAACGGATTACACTGATAATCCTCGTAAAATACTGGCAGGGGTGCGTAATGATGAGGGAAATGTTGTGGGAACCATGATTCATGGTTCTCTGGATGAAAATCCCTCTCTGACCGGTAACATTCTACAGTACATGGATGTAGATGAAAATGAGGCCCACCAGATCCATCAGGCTAACCAGGAGCTCTTGAAGAAAATTAAGGGTGAAATAGGGATTGGATATGATATTCATGCAGATTACCGCCTACCTTCTGATACGGAGGGTGGTTACGGTAAAATCTCCCCCAATAATCAGAAAACAGATGAACTACCTCCATTTCTCATGATAGCCAGCACGGGCTCTGATTCTGGAAAAACATTCCTCACCACTGGTATGGTAGGGGCTCTTAGGAGGAAAGGATACCGGGTAGGAGTTTTAAAGGTTGGTCCAGATACCAGGGACCTGGTACCATCTTTGTACCTGAACAAAGAACCCATGGCGAGTTTCTCATCAATCAAAATAGGTGGTCTTGGCTGGAAGAACTTAGAAGAAATAATTAACGCATTAAAAGGCCAACCATACGATCTGATCCTGATCGAAGGAGTGATGAGTGTCTTCACAGGTTTGTTAAACGAAAAAACACCCTTCTCAGCAGCAGAAATAGCTAAAGCGGGTAAAATACCCACCATCATGGTATCAGGATGTAACAAAGGAGGTATTGAAACAGCAGCACTTGATCTGGTTTCACACATTCAAATGCTGCATAAACTAGGTATTAAAACCACCGGTGCTATCCTGAACAAGGTTTACCATGATAAAATAGCAGAAAATGCATCAAATTACATTAAAAAAACCACAGGACTAGACTGGGTAACGAATGTTCCTAAAGCCCAGCTGGCAGCACGGGGTGGAACTCCTGAAGTGGAACTGAAACTGGAAGACTTTTGCTTGAAGGCCATGGAAACTGTTGAAAAACATCTTGATGTGGATAAAATCCTGAAAATGGCGCAAAAACCACAATTTACTGGTTATTTTTCTTACGATGACATTTTAGGTATTTATCTATCTTAA
- the ribB gene encoding 3,4-dihydroxy-2-butanone-4-phosphate synthase — MIKKAIESFKKGEIVLIFDSDNRERETDMIMAAEFMTPQHMTTIRNDAGGLFCVPISSEISDNLGIPYMTDLMDAASDEYPVLAELTPNDIPYDEKSAFSITVNHRKTFTGITDNDRACTIKELGLLCKNGNFQDFGKYFRAPGHVTLLRATKDHVLKRKGHTEMSIALAEMAGITPVAVCCEMMDDETGGSMNTDKVGEYAKKNDLVFLSGAELIEAYHEFKGI, encoded by the coding sequence ATGATAAAAAAAGCCATAGAATCATTTAAAAAGGGAGAAATAGTTTTAATATTTGACAGTGACAACCGGGAGAGGGAAACCGATATGATCATGGCTGCGGAGTTTATGACACCCCAGCACATGACCACCATACGAAATGATGCAGGTGGTCTTTTCTGTGTCCCAATCTCATCTGAAATCTCTGATAATCTTGGAATTCCATATATGACCGATTTAATGGATGCAGCCAGTGATGAATACCCGGTTCTGGCAGAATTAACCCCTAATGACATACCTTACGATGAAAAATCAGCCTTTTCCATAACTGTGAACCACAGGAAAACCTTCACCGGCATCACCGACAACGACCGGGCCTGCACCATCAAAGAACTGGGACTACTGTGTAAAAATGGAAATTTCCAGGATTTCGGTAAATACTTCCGTGCCCCGGGACATGTAACTCTTCTCAGAGCCACCAAAGACCATGTTTTAAAAAGAAAAGGCCACACTGAAATGAGCATTGCCCTGGCGGAAATGGCCGGAATAACCCCGGTAGCAGTCTGCTGCGAAATGATGGATGATGAAACCGGCGGTTCAATGAACACCGACAAAGTGGGCGAGTATGCCAAAAAGAATGACCTGGTGTTTTTAAGCGGAGCAGAGTTAATAGAAGCTTACCATGAGTTTAAAGGTATTTAA
- a CDS encoding DUF120 domain-containing protein, producing the protein MEIKGKIISGTHKGSYFMSLEAYQEEFQKKLKFKPFPGTLNLEISKENAGIIHDLHDRMGVIKGTGNYGDVKFLPAKLNGIVNGAILFPIKTQHPSEILEFVAEENLRNKFKFNDGDQATLKID; encoded by the coding sequence ATGGAAATTAAAGGTAAAATTATCTCAGGAACTCATAAGGGTAGTTATTTTATGTCTTTAGAAGCCTACCAGGAGGAATTCCAGAAAAAACTTAAATTTAAACCATTTCCCGGTACCCTTAATCTGGAAATCTCCAAAGAAAATGCCGGCATCATCCATGATTTACATGATAGAATGGGAGTCATCAAGGGGACTGGTAACTATGGAGATGTTAAATTCCTCCCAGCAAAACTCAACGGAATAGTTAATGGGGCCATTTTATTCCCTATTAAGACCCAACACCCCTCAGAAATTTTGGAATTCGTTGCTGAGGAAAATCTTCGAAATAAATTTAAATTTAATGATGGAGACCAAGCTACATTAAAAATAGATTAA
- the sepS gene encoding O-phosphoserine--tRNA ligase, translating to MKKKEILKLAKRDFEKAWVETGKSLKNPHHDDEYPRLHFQPGRTHPLSDTMAQLRQAYLLLGFEETLNPLFIEEEHVYRQFGPEAPAVLDRCFYLAGLPRPDIGISMEKIAQIESMGVSLDEDKIRGIKDVFRSYKKGDTSGDDLVHDVSSALEVLDETGLRVMERVFPELKELTPISSKTTLRSHMTSGWFITLESLHQNSPLPVKLFSIDRCFRREQREDASHLMTYHSASCVWMDDEVSLDMGMAVSESLLEYFGFKKFKFLPDEKKSKYYIPGTQTEVYGYHPKLNEWVEVATFGLYSPIALAKYGIDQQVMNLGVGAERIAMILGGHKDIREMVYPHTYGKWGLSDREIASMIHMNLYPVTDDGRKLMESIINTAIEHGETKSPCEFITFQGEFMGKDLEVKIIEPEAGTKLLGPASWNRVHVYDGNIVGVPQPAEMERFQSPDDIVEEVLGNLGKEVMDELAIQALKKGVPTGISYMAGVAAQAAYHMEEMVVSGEEEIKLRTTIAKSPSDINLKLDELAMRHINSKNKVIDIRGPIFCTITGKI from the coding sequence GTGAAGAAAAAGGAGATATTAAAACTGGCAAAAAGGGATTTTGAAAAGGCCTGGGTGGAAACAGGTAAAAGCTTGAAAAATCCACACCACGATGATGAGTATCCCCGCCTGCACTTCCAGCCCGGCAGGACCCATCCACTTTCAGACACAATGGCCCAGCTCAGGCAGGCCTACTTACTCCTGGGATTTGAGGAAACACTTAATCCTCTGTTTATAGAGGAAGAACATGTTTACCGCCAGTTTGGACCAGAGGCCCCTGCAGTTCTGGACCGTTGCTTCTACCTGGCAGGACTCCCCCGACCAGATATAGGAATCAGTATGGAGAAAATCGCCCAGATTGAGAGTATGGGTGTTTCACTTGACGAGGATAAAATCAGAGGCATTAAAGATGTTTTCAGAAGTTACAAAAAGGGAGATACCAGTGGAGATGACCTGGTGCACGATGTATCCAGTGCACTGGAAGTACTTGATGAAACTGGGCTGCGAGTGATGGAGAGAGTATTCCCTGAACTCAAAGAATTAACTCCCATCTCCAGTAAAACCACTTTACGTTCACATATGACCTCAGGATGGTTCATAACCCTGGAATCCCTGCACCAAAATAGCCCATTACCTGTTAAATTATTCTCCATTGATCGCTGCTTCCGTCGCGAGCAAAGGGAAGATGCAAGTCACCTTATGACTTACCATTCCGCTTCATGTGTCTGGATGGATGATGAAGTTTCCCTGGATATGGGAATGGCAGTTTCTGAGAGTTTACTGGAATATTTTGGATTTAAAAAATTCAAATTCTTGCCTGATGAGAAGAAATCCAAATATTACATCCCCGGGACCCAGACCGAGGTTTACGGATACCATCCCAAACTGAATGAATGGGTTGAAGTGGCCACTTTTGGATTGTACTCTCCCATTGCCCTTGCCAAGTACGGTATTGACCAGCAAGTGATGAATCTGGGTGTGGGTGCCGAGAGAATTGCCATGATCCTGGGTGGTCATAAAGATATCCGGGAGATGGTTTATCCCCATACTTATGGCAAATGGGGTCTCAGTGACCGGGAAATAGCATCAATGATCCATATGAACCTGTACCCGGTAACTGATGATGGGCGAAAGTTGATGGAATCCATAATCAATACTGCCATAGAACACGGCGAAACCAAATCCCCCTGTGAGTTTATCACTTTCCAAGGAGAATTTATGGGTAAGGACCTTGAAGTTAAAATTATAGAACCCGAAGCAGGAACAAAACTACTGGGACCGGCCAGCTGGAATCGTGTGCATGTTTATGATGGAAATATCGTTGGTGTGCCACAACCTGCAGAGATGGAGCGTTTCCAGTCTCCAGATGATATTGTAGAGGAGGTTCTGGGAAATTTGGGAAAAGAAGTGATGGATGAACTGGCTATTCAGGCCCTTAAAAAAGGTGTTCCAACTGGTATCAGTTATATGGCAGGTGTGGCAGCACAGGCCGCCTATCACATGGAAGAAATGGTGGTAAGTGGAGAAGAAGAGATTAAACTACGCACTACCATAGCTAAATCCCCTTCAGATATCAACCTTAAACTGGACGAACTGGCCATGCGCCATATAAACAGCAAAAACAAAGTTATAGACATTAGGGGCCCCATATTTTGTACTATAACTGGAAAAATTTAA
- the tfrA gene encoding fumarate reductase (CoM/CoB) subunit TfrA has translation MERETYQADVLVIGSGGAGSRAAIEAKKHGLDVIIVSKGLSFKSGCTTLAEGGYNAAFAYVDVDDSTQAHLEDTLKGGGYLNDPELARILVEEAPERLTELESYGALFDRQESGKLNQRPFGGQTYRRTCFQGDRTGHEMMTALKEEIIRQDIQTVDEVMITTLLKDSEGRIGGACGISLSDTKFMVFLAKSTIVTTGGAGWIYPVTSNVLQKTGDGYAMAWKAGADLLDMEQVQFHPTGMLYPDSRRGVLVTEAVRGEGGRLINSQGERFMANYDLRGELATRDVVARAIYNEIMEGRGTPSGGVYLDVTHLPPEVIEEKLETMLLQFQDVGVDIRKEPMEVAPTAHHFMGGARINPQCETSIPNLYVAGEAAGGVHGANRLGGNALAETQVFGRRAGESAAKNVFKSNFELESASLDREEERIGKLFQDGDYPPFQLKKELQEVMWNNVAIIRREKRLKSALKEIAAIKDKMERMIVPDGSGYNQHLLDALELENMVLIAELVTKSALIREESRGAHYRADYPDTKDEWKKSIVLNKDKRMGYVQR, from the coding sequence ATGGAAAGGGAGACTTACCAGGCTGATGTACTGGTCATTGGATCCGGAGGAGCCGGATCAAGAGCAGCCATAGAGGCCAAAAAGCATGGTTTAGATGTAATTATAGTATCCAAAGGATTATCATTCAAATCAGGGTGCACCACCCTGGCAGAGGGAGGTTACAATGCTGCCTTTGCCTATGTGGATGTTGATGACAGCACCCAGGCGCACCTGGAGGACACACTCAAAGGAGGAGGCTACCTCAACGACCCGGAACTGGCACGTATACTGGTGGAAGAAGCACCAGAAAGACTCACAGAACTGGAAAGTTACGGTGCCCTCTTTGACAGGCAGGAATCTGGGAAACTCAACCAGCGGCCATTTGGGGGTCAGACCTATCGTCGGACCTGTTTCCAGGGGGACCGCACCGGTCATGAGATGATGACTGCCCTTAAAGAGGAGATCATCCGACAGGATATTCAGACTGTGGATGAAGTCATGATCACTACACTCTTAAAGGATTCTGAAGGCAGGATTGGAGGGGCCTGTGGAATATCATTATCTGATACAAAATTCATGGTCTTTCTGGCTAAATCAACCATTGTAACCACTGGGGGGGCAGGATGGATTTACCCGGTAACCTCCAATGTCCTGCAAAAAACAGGGGATGGTTATGCAATGGCCTGGAAGGCTGGAGCAGACCTCCTGGACATGGAACAGGTTCAATTTCACCCAACTGGGATGCTGTACCCTGACTCCCGTCGGGGGGTTCTGGTGACTGAGGCTGTTCGTGGAGAAGGAGGAAGACTCATAAACTCTCAGGGGGAACGTTTCATGGCTAACTACGACCTCAGGGGGGAACTAGCCACCCGGGATGTTGTAGCCCGGGCCATTTACAATGAAATCATGGAAGGAAGGGGTACTCCAAGTGGTGGGGTTTACCTGGACGTAACTCACCTTCCTCCAGAGGTAATTGAGGAAAAATTGGAAACCATGCTCCTGCAATTCCAGGACGTGGGAGTGGATATCCGAAAAGAACCAATGGAAGTAGCACCCACTGCCCATCACTTTATGGGAGGAGCCAGGATAAACCCACAGTGTGAAACTAGCATCCCAAATCTCTATGTGGCCGGTGAAGCTGCAGGCGGAGTTCACGGGGCGAACCGTCTTGGAGGAAATGCCCTGGCTGAAACTCAGGTTTTTGGAAGGCGTGCTGGTGAATCAGCTGCTAAAAACGTGTTTAAATCTAATTTTGAACTGGAATCTGCCTCTTTGGATAGAGAAGAGGAAAGAATTGGAAAACTATTCCAAGATGGGGATTACCCTCCATTCCAACTTAAAAAAGAGTTACAGGAAGTCATGTGGAATAATGTGGCTATTATTCGCCGGGAAAAACGCCTTAAATCGGCATTAAAAGAAATAGCTGCTATTAAAGATAAAATGGAAAGAATGATAGTGCCTGATGGTAGTGGTTATAATCAGCACCTACTGGATGCTCTGGAACTGGAGAACATGGTTTTAATAGCAGAATTAGTTACTAAATCTGCCCTCATACGGGAGGAAAGCAGGGGAGCTCACTACCGTGCAGACTATCCTGATACAAAGGATGAATGGAAGAAGAGTATTGTTTTGAATAAGGATAAGAGAATGGGTTATGTGCAAAGATAA
- a CDS encoding HIT family protein, whose amino-acid sequence MECEYFERLKDHQFGELLAETEHWLIILAPDQRNLGTCVVALKRDETELSALSCEEWADLALVVKKLESAIRKSFHATMFNWGCLMNSSYREVPPCPHLHWHFIPRYRDSVEFEDRTFDDPCFGMSTMHDRRKSIPIPDELKKHIKDKIRENLEI is encoded by the coding sequence ATGGAATGTGAATATTTTGAAAGGTTAAAGGATCACCAGTTCGGTGAGTTGCTGGCTGAAACTGAACACTGGCTCATCATCCTGGCCCCTGATCAGAGAAACCTGGGAACCTGTGTTGTGGCCCTTAAAAGAGATGAAACAGAGCTTTCTGCTTTAAGTTGTGAAGAATGGGCCGACCTAGCACTGGTGGTTAAAAAATTAGAATCTGCAATTAGAAAGTCCTTCCATGCCACCATGTTCAACTGGGGCTGTTTGATGAACTCTTCCTACCGTGAAGTGCCTCCCTGCCCCCATCTGCACTGGCATTTCATCCCCCGTTACAGGGACTCGGTTGAATTTGAAGATAGAACATTTGATGATCCTTGTTTCGGAATGAGCACCATGCATGATCGCAGGAAATCAATTCCAATTCCAGATGAACTGAAAAAGCATATTAAAGACAAAATTCGGGAAAACCTGGAAATTTAA
- a CDS encoding phosphatase PAP2 family protein → MPINLPNQNTSSHETLANFISTVSNPPFVAIPVFLIINYTLLYGGDWLWFSAISIFFVSILPIITSSLWIKKKNLEVDMPRRQDRIYPLLLVIASYITGVAVLYILGAPPLTTVLMICYLNNTIIVLLFSLYWKISIHAMGIAGPATAIIYLFGWYGVLFSLLVPLVLWSRLYLKRHTPAQLIVGTVLGYFLTAVQIYLLI, encoded by the coding sequence ATGCCCATTAATCTCCCTAATCAAAACACTTCTTCCCACGAAACACTGGCCAATTTCATATCCACGGTCAGCAATCCCCCTTTTGTTGCCATTCCAGTTTTTTTGATTATTAATTACACCTTACTTTATGGAGGGGACTGGTTATGGTTTTCAGCAATTAGCATCTTTTTTGTGAGTATTTTACCCATAATTACCAGTTCATTATGGATAAAAAAGAAAAACCTGGAAGTAGACATGCCCCGAAGGCAGGATAGGATTTATCCTCTTTTACTGGTAATTGCATCATATATTACTGGTGTTGCTGTACTCTATATTCTGGGAGCACCCCCACTCACCACGGTTTTAATGATCTGCTATCTTAACAACACCATTATCGTTCTCTTATTCAGCCTTTACTGGAAGATCAGTATACACGCCATGGGCATTGCCGGTCCAGCAACTGCGATCATCTACCTTTTCGGGTGGTATGGGGTTTTATTCAGTTTACTGGTGCCCCTGGTACTGTGGAGTAGATTGTACCTTAAAAGACACACCCCGGCACAGTTAATTGTAGGCACAGTGTTGGGTTACTTTTTAACAGCAGTACAGATTTACCTGTTAATCTAA